A segment of the Eleutherodactylus coqui strain aEleCoq1 chromosome 6, aEleCoq1.hap1, whole genome shotgun sequence genome:
aaatgcgaGTTTTAAAAGTAAACTCTCTACTAAATGTCAgtctaaggcccccttcacacgaacggatttccgccgcgtaatttgcggcggaaatccgctgcgttgcccgcagctattaggttctattgaacctaatagctcagggcgcacggtgcggaattccacaccgtgaattcacccgcggcatgctctatttgccgcggttgTACGCGCGGactgctttcattgcagtcaatggaagccatccattcacgctatcttccgctgtagcacaacggaacatagcgtgaaaccgcttccccgcccaccaccgccaccgcgtcatgtgacgctgtgggcgtgtcacatgaagaGGCGgaggtgggtggggaagcgtcatgtgtgagcgaggacgccggatccgtaGGTAAatttggggtctcctggggggcgccgtgacgggatGTGACTCCCCTGCAGGAGTCAGGAGATGATTGGCCAGGAGAAGaagcggtaagaagactgataggtaagtattgattttttattattttgtttttttaatgacagagcccctttaaccccttaatgacatggcctattttgggcttaaaggggttgtcccgcgccgaaacgcgttttttttttttcaatagcccccccgttcggtgcgagacaaacccgatgcaggggttaaaaaagaaaaccgcacagtgcttacctgaatccccgcgctccggtgacttcttacttacctggtgaagatggccgccgggatcttctccctcggtggaccgcagggcttctgtgcggtccattgccgattccagcctcctgattggctggaatcggcacgtgacggggcggagctacaaggagccgctctccggcacaagcggccccattcagaaaagaagaagaccggactgcgcaagcgcgtctaatccggcgattagacgctgaaaattagacggcaccatggagacgaggatgctagcaacggaacaggtaagtgaataacttctgtatggctcataattaatgcacgatgtatattacaaagtgcattaatatggccatgcagaagtgtatagacccactttgtttcgcgggacaacccctttaaggatgcaacgatttttggtggattttcttctccatttatcaaaagtcataactttttttatgtacagagctctgagggcttatttttggcgagacgaggtgtagtttttattggtaccatcttggggtacatacggcttttttgatcactttctatctcTTGGCAGATAGATAACAACATGGGAAGGTCATTATCACCGTGGCAACAGAAGCCGATGTGAGAGGAACATAGCACATCCGGCTGCAGGAACTTGCGCAGCGACGTCTCGGCTTCCTCACATGATATTCTATGCAGCTCCATAGACCCCTGAGTACATACAACgcagggctgagaggagactgcaGCTCACAGGACAGAGGCCTAGGACTCCTCACAGCTGAGGATTCGTTACAGTGTAGACAGTCTTCCGAGAGCAGCACAAGGCTCTCACTATTACGTTATATCCgtgctgtccgctccgccacacTTCTCCGCCTGAAGCTccggcacttgtctgtagtcttcagccagcacttccaggccagggggttcaaaaatcccgcctccaggaagcgctggctctgattggttcatcgagcgctgcagttaTTGGCTAAGCCGcgatgctcgagaaccaatcacaggcatcacaTTGAAAGTATATTCTCTTTAATCTATTTACTAATGACCCGGTAGAAGGCTAGCACAGTAAAATAgcagtatttgcagatgatacaaaactacggcgcaatgtccacgggcggacgtttggtgcagaatatttttgttccatctaaaagcacctttatgtGACCTCAGTAATCCCACTATTACTCCTCAGAAGTAAGTGCCCCCTAGGAGCAGCAGGCACTCTGCACATACAGCAGCGTAGCGGAGGTTCTCAGGGGCTCCAGTAGTGACACACAGGGACGCCGCTGCAGCTCTGCCAGTGATAAAACTGCAGTGTCACGCCTTGCTGTTCCAGACAGATCTGCAGAGATCAGCAGGTAGCATTGCacaacgtcacacacacacatctctgctacatcactAGAGACAACCGGGCACTGCGCAACACACTGATAAACTGTGCTTACCCACTTGTTAATAGGGAGTGGTACATGGTGAAATCCATCTATTTCTCCCCATTATCAGCCTTCCCATTTACCTGAAATAGCTGATTACAAAATAAGTGAATACattctattgctccctgttatcagccatttccagTTACGGAAACCATTGAATGCaggacagaggggtagaatctaCTGACCGCTGTTATCAGGTGTGGAGGGGATGACGGTAGTGAAGCCCCTGGGCACTATATGTCACCTGTCTCCAGTGCCGAGAACCTACAAAAGACCTTCCAGCCATACGTGACCCGCGTGCGGGTTTGTGCGCCAGGCGCAGCTTCGTGGCTACACGTGACAGAGAGTGAGGAATGAAGGAGAATACCCGACGCTTCCCGGAGTGTAGCGCATTAGCCTTCACACCACCCGCAGCGAATACGCCTTAAATCAGCTGCGCTTTTAATGGTGGAAATGttgcggattttaaccccttgTGTTTTAAAGGTCGAAACTAAATTGACAACAAAAATAGACAAGCGGCAGCTTCCCGTATTGTCGCAAAACTTTCCTGCAGCCTGTGGAGGTATTAGAAGCCCCCGCCTTGTGCTAGAAACGCTACGGAATTTCCCCTGTGATTCCGGCGGCAGACgttccgcgggatttccaccacgCAAGAAGACGGACAAATGACAGCAAACCTTGTGTGAAGATAAGAAACCATCACCCACCTGATGAATCCCCGCTGCCCCACCGCTGATACTCTGGTGGTCCCGCGGGTCTTGTTTCCCCGAAGCATCCATGTGACTGCTGCGACCAATCACTGAGCCTAGCAGTTACAATTGTAAGGACGGCGATGGCTGCACCGACCACGTGGGCATATGGCAGCAAGTTACACCGAGCAGTGGGCACCAGCATAGCGGCGGTATCATACCAGTAGCACGCCTTTTACACCAGCAGATTCTCAGTTCATTGCCGATTCATTCACCGTTGTTCGCGCAGAATGTTGAGACAGGCCTATCAGCTTTGAGAAttgtcccgtccccccccccacttccctttttaaaaaaaaacgtaacttGCTTTTTTCGGTCCTAGTTATATTTCTCAATGctactatttactgtaccatataatgtgctgaaaactttgaaaaaattttaagtggagtaaaatgaaaaaaaaaaaacaaacaaaactccaccatctttcagcacgttttgtttctatggcgcacaaaccgcaacaaaagtgacctgataactttgttctatgggtcagtacgaatactgcgataccaaactatagatatttaatatttttattatctTTGCGCACAATAGCTTATTAATTTTTCCGGCTACATATAGTTGTACAAGGGCTATTTTTTTTGCGGACGTCCCGTAGTTTGCACtggtaccaattcggaatacatatatatgactttttgatcaatttttattgcattttttcttggagagaggGTGGAGACATTTATGGTGTACCTCCACCCCTTTACACCCCCACCTGCGAAAGACCTTGAAGAATGAAACCAGGAGCGGTCACCTCCAGATATCTGAGACCCCGAGTAGCTGTCACGTGGGAGGATCCTGGAGGAGCCAGCACACGTGATCAGCACGGACCGTCCAACCTGTGGAGTCCTCAGCCCAcgggaaactacaactcccagaatgccCTGCTCAGAGCGCACAGACCCTATGTGGTGCCCCCTACAGTCACTGACCCTGCCTGAGATCTTGGTCCTCCAGCACGTTATAGGCCGCGTACTCGTCCACCCCGTGCATCCGCAGGATCTGCACCACTGCGTTACTGAAGCCGCACAGGGGCTGCGCTGGGGTCCCTTTCATGAACACCACCACCTTGTCCTTCTTCACCAGTCCGTCTAGGTGCTCCCGGGAGCTGCTCTGGCTCAGCAGGCGGCGGAACACAGGACTCCGGAGAGCGGAGGACGCTCGGGACA
Coding sequences within it:
- the GLRX5 gene encoding LOW QUALITY PROTEIN: glutaredoxin-related protein 5, mitochondrial (The sequence of the model RefSeq protein was modified relative to this genomic sequence to represent the inferred CDS: inserted 1 base in 1 codon; deleted 1 base in 1 codon), producing the protein MSWCVSRASSALRSPVFRRLLSQSSSREHLDGLVKKDKVVVFMKGTPAQPLCGFSNAVVQILRMHGVDEYAAYNVLEDQDLRQGVKNYSNWPTIPQVXLNGEFVGGCDILLQMHQNGDLVEELKKLGIRSALLDAQPSQEKK